From a single Spongiibacter taiwanensis genomic region:
- a CDS encoding DUF3094 family protein: MENEHNKLYPEDQARVDAYLRQGYNETERKPFRPLKLLFILAIMVTTLSCASLLLAWAAGVY; the protein is encoded by the coding sequence ATGGAAAACGAACACAACAAATTGTATCCAGAAGACCAGGCCCGGGTGGATGCGTATCTGCGTCAGGGCTACAACGAAACCGAGCGCAAGCCGTTTCGGCCGCTGAAACTGTTGTTTATTTTGGCCATTATGGTCACCACGTTGAGTTGCGCCAGTCTGCTACTCGCGTGGGCGGCAGGCGTTTATTAA